Sequence from the Saccharopolyspora pogona genome:
CGATGTTGCGGAGGCTGGCCATCACCTGGGGTGCGTGGCCGGTGCGGATCTGGCTGCGGTCTTCGTCGTAGGTTACGTCGCGGACCCAGTGCAGCCCGTTTTCGATCGACCAATGTCCGCGCAACCATGTGGCGATCTGTTCGGGTCCGGCGTCGGTGACGGTGAGACTGGTGATGGCGTAGACGGTTTCGCGGGTGCGTTTGCCGGCCTTGCGGTTGGTGCGGGTCCGGGTGAGTCGCAGGACCTGAGCGGCGCCGGGGAATCCGATGCCCGTGGTGAGTTCGGTCGCTTTCAGGGTGCGGGTGTCCTGCAGGAGAACGTCAAAGTCGGTTTGTGCTGGTAGCGGTGGTGATGATGGGGAGGATTCGGGTTCTGTCGGCGGCGATGCGTTGTAGGGTGCGGGTGAT
This genomic interval carries:
- a CDS encoding ISAs1 family transposase, coding for MQDTRTLKATELTTGIGFPGAAQVLRLTRTRTNRKAGKRTRETVYAITSLTVTDAGPEQIATWLRGHWSIENGLHWVRDVTYDEDRSQIRTGHAPQVMASLRNIAISLFRLAGHTNIAAACRHHARDFNRPIELLLTC